A genomic stretch from Dissulfuribacter thermophilus includes:
- a CDS encoding YkgJ family cysteine cluster protein, whose protein sequence is MFAPKDKPQVIVPVRLDESSPISFQCSKDLSCFTKCCKEAHIILTPCDIIRLKKRLKLSSDEFLFVYTALGTIENTELPVPVLKMREDEVKSCPFLVKEGCGIYEDRPLTCRYYPIASGVFHNLDESQDEKFFALVKEPHCMGHDLGEELTVGQWLESQGINEFEEVNKGWTELILRRKSLGPFVTIQEKTKQMFFTGCYNVDSFRRFVFESKFLDIYVIPEERLQKAKEDDYAMLDLAIDWLRFTFFGDPVIELREQFAEGEMIEAEP, encoded by the coding sequence ATGTTTGCGCCAAAAGATAAACCGCAGGTAATTGTCCCAGTTAGACTTGATGAATCCAGTCCAATTTCTTTTCAATGTTCAAAGGATCTTTCTTGTTTCACAAAATGCTGCAAAGAGGCCCATATTATTCTTACACCCTGCGACATTATTCGGTTGAAAAAGAGATTGAAACTTTCGTCAGATGAATTTCTTTTCGTATACACAGCTCTTGGGACCATTGAAAATACAGAATTACCTGTGCCAGTACTTAAGATGAGGGAAGATGAGGTCAAAAGCTGTCCTTTCTTGGTAAAAGAAGGTTGCGGCATTTATGAAGACCGTCCCCTCACCTGTAGGTACTATCCCATTGCATCAGGGGTATTCCACAATCTCGATGAATCACAGGATGAAAAGTTTTTTGCTCTTGTAAAAGAACCTCACTGTATGGGACATGATCTGGGAGAAGAACTTACTGTTGGCCAGTGGCTTGAGAGTCAGGGCATAAATGAATTTGAAGAGGTCAACAAAGGATGGACTGAACTAATTCTCAGACGAAAGTCCCTTGGCCCATTTGTCACCATTCAAGAAAAGACAAAACAGATGTTTTTTACAGGCTGTTACAATGTTGACAGCTTTAGAAGATTTGTGTTCGAATCGAAATTCCTCGATATTTATGTAATTCCCGAAGAACGCCTTCAAAAGGCAAAAGAAGACGACTATGCTATGCTGGACCTTGCAATAGACTGGCTGAGATTTACGTTTTTTGGGGATCCAGTCATTGAACTTAGAGAACAATTTGCAGAGGGTGAAATGATAGAGGCCGAACCCTAA
- a CDS encoding SDR family NAD(P)-dependent oxidoreductase, with protein MEGIQKTLEGRVAIVPGAIKGIGLEVAKALSNLGCRLVLPVYDWLDSLSKMRSELDAINAKYIHISADLRKERDVEKVIEKALEEFQRIDILINNIERGGWPIVHGPYTQEQWRLEWETTINAKWYLFNHSLQYLKRAQGVVVNISSIAGIVGRSGPASLVFNDCYSLSNRAIASLTQQWARLGAPEVRVNELQIGFVETRHGPGTRGWSVLTQEQRRSIVDHTLLGRIGTAQDVARAVVFLVRDATFMTGALLRLDGGYVLGGEKVSPMPEGIVSPEEPTFGGSIKPDSLD; from the coding sequence ATGGAAGGGATTCAAAAGACACTAGAAGGAAGGGTGGCCATAGTGCCGGGAGCTATAAAGGGCATCGGACTTGAGGTCGCAAAGGCCTTATCAAATCTTGGCTGTCGATTGGTATTGCCAGTCTATGACTGGCTCGATAGCCTTTCTAAAATGAGGAGTGAATTAGATGCCATCAATGCAAAATATATTCATATCTCTGCTGATCTTCGAAAGGAAAGAGACGTCGAAAAGGTGATAGAGAAGGCGCTCGAGGAGTTTCAACGAATTGATATCCTTATTAACAACATAGAGCGAGGGGGATGGCCAATAGTACATGGGCCCTACACTCAAGAACAGTGGAGACTTGAGTGGGAAACGACTATAAATGCAAAGTGGTATCTATTTAATCACTCGCTTCAATATTTAAAAAGGGCCCAAGGGGTGGTTGTTAACATCTCTTCCATAGCAGGTATTGTTGGAAGGTCTGGGCCTGCAAGTTTGGTCTTCAATGACTGCTATAGCCTTTCCAATAGGGCAATTGCCTCCTTAACACAGCAGTGGGCAAGGCTTGGTGCGCCAGAGGTCCGAGTAAATGAGCTGCAGATTGGTTTTGTGGAGACAAGGCATGGGCCAGGCACCCGGGGCTGGAGTGTGTTGACACAAGAGCAGAGGCGTTCCATTGTGGACCATACGCTTCTTGGTCGCATTGGTACGGCGCAGGATGTGGCAAGGGCAGTAGTCTTTCTTGTAAGGGATGCCACTTTCATGACAGGAGCGCTTCTACGCCTAGATGGTGGATATGTTTTGGGGGGAGAAAAGGTAAGTCCTATGCCGGAAGGTATTGTCTCTCCAGAAGAACCTACCTTTGGAGGTAGTATCAAACCCGACTCATTAGACTAA
- a CDS encoding type II toxin-antitoxin system HicA family toxin, which yields MTTYDKRLERIKRNPKDVKFTDLVSILLHYGFVEVRSKGSHRIFKHPSWNGILTLQEIRGKAKPYQVRQAIKAIEEVKHENE from the coding sequence ATGACAACTTACGATAAACGCCTCGAAAGGATTAAAAGAAACCCCAAAGATGTGAAATTCACAGATCTTGTGTCCATTCTGCTTCACTACGGTTTTGTTGAGGTAAGATCAAAAGGCAGTCACAGGATATTCAAACATCCCTCATGGAATGGTATCCTTACATTGCAAGAAATAAGAGGTAAGGCCAAGCCTTATCAAGTAAGACAGGCTATTAAGGCCATAGAAGAGGTGAAACATGAAAACGAATGA
- a CDS encoding rhodanese-like domain-containing protein, which produces MKQVHFFIFFLVACIMLTCQAFAGSYNYISAEALKAKLEKGEPVIIIDIQTKEDFSRHHLPGAIATHAYPVKTVQDKAKIDAVLDRIRNGKGPVVIVCPRGAGGAQKTFDHLIARKIPANRLFILKNGQEGWPYPEFVEGR; this is translated from the coding sequence ATGAAACAAGTACATTTCTTTATTTTTTTTCTCGTAGCGTGCATCATGTTGACCTGTCAGGCGTTCGCCGGGTCATATAATTACATTTCGGCCGAGGCATTGAAGGCCAAGCTGGAAAAAGGGGAGCCCGTCATTATAATTGATATCCAAACCAAGGAAGATTTTTCCAGACACCATCTGCCCGGGGCGATTGCCACACACGCATATCCTGTTAAGACAGTTCAGGACAAGGCAAAGATTGACGCTGTATTGGACCGTATCAGGAATGGAAAAGGTCCTGTGGTAATTGTATGCCCACGCGGTGCTGGCGGCGCACAAAAGACCTTCGACCACCTAATAGCCAGAAAGATTCCTGCTAATCGGCTCTTTATTCTCAAAAATGGCCAGGAGGGCTGGCCCTATCCTGAATTTGTGGAAGGCAGATAA
- a CDS encoding type II toxin-antitoxin system HicB family antitoxin, translating into MKTNELPYPVVVFYSDEDEGYIATVPDLKGCSAFGNTPDEALKEIKIAMELWIQTCKESGEPLPVPSKMAA; encoded by the coding sequence ATGAAAACGAATGAACTACCATACCCAGTAGTTGTATTCTACTCAGATGAAGATGAAGGTTATATTGCCACAGTACCAGACCTAAAAGGATGTTCGGCTTTTGGCAATACACCTGATGAAGCCCTAAAGGAAATAAAAATAGCTATGGAGCTATGGATACAAACCTGTAAAGAATCAGGAGAACCACTACCTGTACCTTCAAAGATGGCCGCATAA
- a CDS encoding site-specific integrase — protein MKDPEFQKSPPYNGDGCGGFKWADIDLQNEIIHVKDPKSGISRPVYMTPQVKDMLLERLPENVDLSSLIFPGKNGKKKKLISKTFFRIVHKLGFNDGITDPRDKVVFHTLRHTFASWLAIKGIPIYTIKELMGHKSLANDRKI, from the coding sequence GTGAAGGACCCAGAATTCCAAAAATCTCCTCCTTATAATGGAGATGGTTGTGGAGGGTTCAAGTGGGCCGACATTGACCTCCAAAATGAAATTATCCATGTAAAAGATCCAAAATCGGGAATTTCAAGGCCTGTTTACATGACACCACAAGTAAAAGATATGCTCCTAGAAAGATTGCCTGAGAATGTTGACTTATCCTCCCTTATTTTTCCTGGCAAAAACGGCAAAAAGAAAAAGCTAATTTCTAAGACTTTCTTTCGTATAGTGCATAAATTAGGCTTTAATGACGGCATTACAGACCCACGGGACAAGGTTGTATTCCATACTCTACGGCACACATTTGCTTCCTGGCTTGCAATCAAGGGAATACCTATTTATACGATTAAAGAGCTAATGGGGCACAAGAGCCTTGCTAATGACCGAAAGATATAG